The following coding sequences lie in one Zingiber officinale cultivar Zhangliang chromosome 2B, Zo_v1.1, whole genome shotgun sequence genomic window:
- the LOC122047638 gene encoding uncharacterized protein At1g76070, translated as MEKPKRSANKASIISFFPKRRSFAGDGNAHAHLLHNRRGFSGPIVSIVPVEARRKGNDGAGGGFEEPTSPKVTCMGQVKHRKMRCNSNRKAKSSPPRPDPAAVKRNRRRGASLLLGRMFRPRRRPAASVSASADEKEILRSNKFPAPAPALGKMRRFASGRETLHDFDWTKVVLEDEGAASTSYGEEEDYDDDEVLVAHSAPLIVGSGGVVALEPKKEVNLWKRRTMPAPNPLQLL; from the coding sequence ATGGAGAAGCCGAAGAGGTCGGCGAACAAAGCGTCCATCATCAGCTTCTTCCCGAAACGGAGGAGCTTCGCCGGCGACGGCAACGCGCACGCGCACCTCCTCCATAACCGGCGTGGGTTCTCCGGCCCCATCGTCTCGATCGTGCCGGTGGAGGCGCGGCGGAAGGGGAACGACGGCGCCGGCGGTGGATTCGAGGAGCCCACGTCACCGAAGGTCACGTGCATGGGGCAGGTGAAGCATCGGAAGATGAGGTGCAACAGCAACCGCAAGGCCAAGTCGTCGCCGCCGCGGCCGGATCCGGCGGCGGTGAAGAGGAACAGGAGGCGCGGCGCCTCCCTGCTCCTCGGCCGGATGTTTCGCCCGCGCAGGCGGCCGGCAGCGTCGGTGTCGgcgtcggcggacgagaaggaaatccTCAGATCAAATAAATTTCCTGCGCCGGCTCCGGCGCTGGGGAAGATGAGGCGGTTCGCGAGCGGCCGCGAGACTCTGCACGATTTCGACTGGACGAAGGTGGTGCTGGAAGACGAAGGGGCGGCGTCGACGAGCTACGGCGAGGAGGAGGACTACGACGACGACGAGGTGTTGGTGGCCCACTCGGCGCCGCTCATCGTCGGCAGCGGCGGCGTGGTGGCGTTGGAGCCGAAGAAGGAGGTGAACCTCTGGAAGAGGAGGACGATGCCGGCGCCGAATCCTCTTCAGCTtctgtaa